The following are encoded in a window of Gossypium raimondii isolate GPD5lz chromosome 13, ASM2569854v1, whole genome shotgun sequence genomic DNA:
- the LOC105782253 gene encoding 5'-3' exoribonuclease 3 isoform X3 gives MNQQRSRRFCTAKNDEIAEAEEDRLRREFELEGKLVLTKKDCEVCDPNVITPGTEFMYRLSKKLEGYIESRMNGDSIWKGIQVIVSDANVPGEGEHKIMSFIRYQRCLPGYDCNTRHCLYGLDADLIMLALATHEVHFSILREDVLFQEQQPAFRSFSTTSNREAEPYSSESLKHAPVAKRPYEFLHVWILREYIELDMKIADVPQNITFDLERIIDDFIFMCFFVGNDFLPRMPSLDIHEGAMDLLLTVYKQNFKNIGGYLVDMQRVNDKKGGYIKLKRVEKFSLLVGSFEEKIFKKRLELHERCLRRLCQNSDRQQADEMEIFNLDPPMDVTKNSLADINDILRNTKELKEKLKENLRNKSDFLKNGTIRDQVRLGVAGWKKRYYKLKFSAETDRDIEITRKEIVQKYTEGLLWVLLYYFSDVPSWAWYYPYYYAPFPSDMKGLSQVSVKFQKGQPFKPFDQLMSVLPPRSAHALPKLYAKLITDADSQIIDFYPTDFEIDMDGKRHAWQGICKLPFIDEERLLSETLRLEKELMPEETERNAEKIDKLFVPRHLGSKILTLLPDNQKLHTEAELISGAVRGHVSSSPIMLLSFKIPIGKPHIPRPLEGVEYPEKAITEADIQKTQLWHEYLGTRPLYNRFELIQKPEMIFTHRTRHQIQGCHGTQGLTHAKWVVLVQAQTRLKPLQT, from the exons ATGAATCAACAGAGATCAAGACGGTTTTGCACGGCGAAGAACGATGAGATTGCG GAAGCTGAAGAGGATCGATTACGGAGAGAATTTGAGTTGGAAGGTAAACTGGTCCTTACGAAGAAGGATTGTGAAGTTTGTGATCCGAATGTCATTACACCTGGTACAGAGTTCATGTACCGGTTGTCTAAGAAGCTTGAAGGTTATATCGAGTCTCGAATGAATGGTGATTCGATCTGGAAGGGAATCCAG GTTATAGTTTCTGATGCAAATGTACCTGGTGAAGGTGAACACAAGATTATGTCATTCATCCGGTACCAAAGATGTCTCCCTGGATACGACTGCAATACTCGCCATTGCTTATACGGGCTG GATGCAGATCTAATAATGCTTGCTTTAGCAACACATGAagttcatttttcaattttgagaGAG GATGTGCTCTTTCAAGAACAACAGCCAGCTTTCCGATCTTTTTCCACAACAAGCAATAGAGAAGCCGAGCCGTATTCATCGGAGTCTCTTAAACATGCACCGGTAGCTAAAAGGCCCTATGAG TTCCTCCATGTCTGGATCTTAAGGGAATACATAGAACTCGACATGAAAATTGCAGATGTTCCTCAGAACATAACTTTCGACCTTGAGAGAATAATCGATGATTTCATTTTCATGTGCTTTTTTGTTGGGAACGACTTCCTTCCTCGTATGCCCTCTTTGGATATTCATGAG GGAGCCATGGATTTACTATTGACAGTTTATAAGCAAAATTTCAAGAACATTGGTGGATATTTAGTTGACATGCAAAGg GTTAATGATAAGAAAGGAgggtatataaaattaaaaagggtGGAGAAATTTAGCCTTTTAGTTGGATCATTCGAAGAAAAGATTTTCAAGAAACGACTTGAATTGCACGAGCGTTGTCTTAGAAGACTATGCCAGAATTCAGATAGG CAGCAAGCTGATGAAATGGAGATCTTTAACTTGGATCCTCCCATGGACGTGACTAAGAATTCCTTGGCTGATATAAATGAT ATTTTGAGAAACACGaaagaattgaaggaaaaattgaaagagaacTTACGGAACAAATCCGATTTTCTCAAGAATGGTACTATTAGAGATCAG GTAAGATTAGGTGTTGCTGGATGGAAAAAAAGATACTACAAGCTGAAATTCTCTGCAGAAACTGATCGGGATATTGAAATAACAAGAAAGGAAATA GTCCAAAAGTACACTGAGGGTCTACTATGGGTGCTTTTGTACTATTTCTCAGATGTGCCATCGTGGGCCTG GTACTATCCCTATTACTATGCTCCGTTTCCGTCAGACATGAAGGGTCTTTCTCAAGTGAGTGTAAAGTTCCAGAAGGGTCAGCCTTTTAAGCCCTTTGATCAACTAATGAGTGTATTGCCACCCAGAAG TGCTCATGCACTTCCGAAACTGTATGCAAAACTTATCACCGATGCCGATTCCCAAATCATTGACTTCTATCCTACAG atttcgAAATTGACATGGATGGTAAGCGCCACGCATGGCAG GGCATATGCAAGCTTCCCTTTATCGATGAGGAACGGCTTCTATCGGAGACACTAAGACTTGAGAAGGAATTGATG CCAGAAGAAACAGAAAGGAATGCAGAGAAAATTGACAAACTCTTTGTACCGAGACATTTAGGATCAAAGATTTTGACACTTTTGCCTGATAATCAAAAGTTGCATACAGAAGCCGAACTGATCAG CGGTGCTGTTAGAGGACATGTATCATCATCACCTATCAT GTTGTTGTCGTTCAAGATCCCTATCGGAAAACCACATATCCCACGCCCTCTAGAGGGTGTTGAATATCCCGAAAAG GCCATAACTGAAGCTGATATTCAAAAAACTCAGCTATGGCATGAATACCTTGGAACCAGACCGCTCTATAACAGGTTCGAGTTAATCCAAAAACCAGAAATGATCTTCACCCATCGAACCAGACATCAGATACAAGGTTGCCATGGAACCCAAGGTTTGACACATGCAAAGTGGGTGGTGCTGGTTCAAGCTCAAACACGGCTAAAGCCATTGCAGACATGA
- the LOC105782253 gene encoding 5'-3' exoribonuclease 3 isoform X2, whose protein sequence is MGVPSFYRWLVNKYPNIRVKAIEEHIHGHCVDTSSLNPNSIEFDNLYLDMNGIIHPCFHPEDQSVIPPSTYEDVFTSIFEYIDTLFNIVRPRKLLYMAVDGVAPRAKMNQQRSRRFCTAKNDEIAEAEEDRLRREFELEGKLVLTKKDCEVCDPNVITPGTEFMYRLSKKLEGYIESRMNGDSIWKGIQVIVSDANVPGEGEHKIMSFIRYQRCLPGYDCNTRHCLYGLDADLIMLALATHEVHFSILREDVLFQEQQPAFRSFSTTSNREAEPYSSESLKHAPVAKRPYEFLHVWILREYIELDMKIADVPQNITFDLERIIDDFIFMCFFVGNDFLPRMPSLDIHEGAMDLLLTVYKQNFKNIGGYLVDMQRVNDKKGGYIKLKRVEKFSLLVGSFEEKIFKKRLELHERCLRRLCQNSDRQADEMEIFNLDPPMDVTKNSLADINDILRNTKELKEKLKENLRNKSDFLKNGTIRDQVRLGVAGWKKRYYKLKFSAETDRDIEITRKEIVQKYTEGLLWVLLYYFSDVPSWAWYYPYYYAPFPSDMKGLSQVSVKFQKGQPFKPFDQLMSVLPPRSAHALPKLYAKLITDADSQIIDFYPTDFEIDMDGKRHAWQGICKLPFIDEERLLSETLRLEKELMPEETERNAEKIDKLFVPRHLGSKILTLLPDNQKLHTEAELISGAVRGHVSSSPIMLLSFKIPIGKPHIPRPLEGVEYPEKAITEADIQKTQLWHEYLGTRPLYNRFELIQKPEMIFTHRTRHQIQGCHGTQGLTHAKWVVLVQAQTRLKPLQT, encoded by the exons atggGTGTTCCATCTTTTTATCGTTGGTTAGTGAATAAGTACCCTAACATTAGGGTAAAAGCCATTGAAGAACATATACATGGTCATTGTGTCGATACAAGCTCTTTAAATCCAAATAGTATTGAGTTTGATAACCTTTATCTTGATATGAATGGTATCATTCATCCATGTTTTCATCCTGAAGATCAG TCTGTAATACCACCAAGTACATATGAAGATGTATTCACCAGTATCTTTGAATACATAGATACCCTTTTTAACATCGTTAGACCGAGGAAGCTGTTATATATGGCAGTTg ATGGTGTAGCTCCACGAGCTAAGATGAATCAACAGAGATCAAGACGGTTTTGCACGGCGAAGAACGATGAGATTGCG GAAGCTGAAGAGGATCGATTACGGAGAGAATTTGAGTTGGAAGGTAAACTGGTCCTTACGAAGAAGGATTGTGAAGTTTGTGATCCGAATGTCATTACACCTGGTACAGAGTTCATGTACCGGTTGTCTAAGAAGCTTGAAGGTTATATCGAGTCTCGAATGAATGGTGATTCGATCTGGAAGGGAATCCAG GTTATAGTTTCTGATGCAAATGTACCTGGTGAAGGTGAACACAAGATTATGTCATTCATCCGGTACCAAAGATGTCTCCCTGGATACGACTGCAATACTCGCCATTGCTTATACGGGCTG GATGCAGATCTAATAATGCTTGCTTTAGCAACACATGAagttcatttttcaattttgagaGAG GATGTGCTCTTTCAAGAACAACAGCCAGCTTTCCGATCTTTTTCCACAACAAGCAATAGAGAAGCCGAGCCGTATTCATCGGAGTCTCTTAAACATGCACCGGTAGCTAAAAGGCCCTATGAG TTCCTCCATGTCTGGATCTTAAGGGAATACATAGAACTCGACATGAAAATTGCAGATGTTCCTCAGAACATAACTTTCGACCTTGAGAGAATAATCGATGATTTCATTTTCATGTGCTTTTTTGTTGGGAACGACTTCCTTCCTCGTATGCCCTCTTTGGATATTCATGAG GGAGCCATGGATTTACTATTGACAGTTTATAAGCAAAATTTCAAGAACATTGGTGGATATTTAGTTGACATGCAAAGg GTTAATGATAAGAAAGGAgggtatataaaattaaaaagggtGGAGAAATTTAGCCTTTTAGTTGGATCATTCGAAGAAAAGATTTTCAAGAAACGACTTGAATTGCACGAGCGTTGTCTTAGAAGACTATGCCAGAATTCAGATAGG CAAGCTGATGAAATGGAGATCTTTAACTTGGATCCTCCCATGGACGTGACTAAGAATTCCTTGGCTGATATAAATGAT ATTTTGAGAAACACGaaagaattgaaggaaaaattgaaagagaacTTACGGAACAAATCCGATTTTCTCAAGAATGGTACTATTAGAGATCAG GTAAGATTAGGTGTTGCTGGATGGAAAAAAAGATACTACAAGCTGAAATTCTCTGCAGAAACTGATCGGGATATTGAAATAACAAGAAAGGAAATA GTCCAAAAGTACACTGAGGGTCTACTATGGGTGCTTTTGTACTATTTCTCAGATGTGCCATCGTGGGCCTG GTACTATCCCTATTACTATGCTCCGTTTCCGTCAGACATGAAGGGTCTTTCTCAAGTGAGTGTAAAGTTCCAGAAGGGTCAGCCTTTTAAGCCCTTTGATCAACTAATGAGTGTATTGCCACCCAGAAG TGCTCATGCACTTCCGAAACTGTATGCAAAACTTATCACCGATGCCGATTCCCAAATCATTGACTTCTATCCTACAG atttcgAAATTGACATGGATGGTAAGCGCCACGCATGGCAG GGCATATGCAAGCTTCCCTTTATCGATGAGGAACGGCTTCTATCGGAGACACTAAGACTTGAGAAGGAATTGATG CCAGAAGAAACAGAAAGGAATGCAGAGAAAATTGACAAACTCTTTGTACCGAGACATTTAGGATCAAAGATTTTGACACTTTTGCCTGATAATCAAAAGTTGCATACAGAAGCCGAACTGATCAG CGGTGCTGTTAGAGGACATGTATCATCATCACCTATCAT GTTGTTGTCGTTCAAGATCCCTATCGGAAAACCACATATCCCACGCCCTCTAGAGGGTGTTGAATATCCCGAAAAG GCCATAACTGAAGCTGATATTCAAAAAACTCAGCTATGGCATGAATACCTTGGAACCAGACCGCTCTATAACAGGTTCGAGTTAATCCAAAAACCAGAAATGATCTTCACCCATCGAACCAGACATCAGATACAAGGTTGCCATGGAACCCAAGGTTTGACACATGCAAAGTGGGTGGTGCTGGTTCAAGCTCAAACACGGCTAAAGCCATTGCAGACATGA
- the LOC105782253 gene encoding 5'-3' exoribonuclease 3 isoform X1: MGVPSFYRWLVNKYPNIRVKAIEEHIHGHCVDTSSLNPNSIEFDNLYLDMNGIIHPCFHPEDQSVIPPSTYEDVFTSIFEYIDTLFNIVRPRKLLYMAVDGVAPRAKMNQQRSRRFCTAKNDEIAEAEEDRLRREFELEGKLVLTKKDCEVCDPNVITPGTEFMYRLSKKLEGYIESRMNGDSIWKGIQVIVSDANVPGEGEHKIMSFIRYQRCLPGYDCNTRHCLYGLDADLIMLALATHEVHFSILREDVLFQEQQPAFRSFSTTSNREAEPYSSESLKHAPVAKRPYEFLHVWILREYIELDMKIADVPQNITFDLERIIDDFIFMCFFVGNDFLPRMPSLDIHEGAMDLLLTVYKQNFKNIGGYLVDMQRVNDKKGGYIKLKRVEKFSLLVGSFEEKIFKKRLELHERCLRRLCQNSDRQQADEMEIFNLDPPMDVTKNSLADINDILRNTKELKEKLKENLRNKSDFLKNGTIRDQVRLGVAGWKKRYYKLKFSAETDRDIEITRKEIVQKYTEGLLWVLLYYFSDVPSWAWYYPYYYAPFPSDMKGLSQVSVKFQKGQPFKPFDQLMSVLPPRSAHALPKLYAKLITDADSQIIDFYPTDFEIDMDGKRHAWQGICKLPFIDEERLLSETLRLEKELMPEETERNAEKIDKLFVPRHLGSKILTLLPDNQKLHTEAELISGAVRGHVSSSPIMLLSFKIPIGKPHIPRPLEGVEYPEKAITEADIQKTQLWHEYLGTRPLYNRFELIQKPEMIFTHRTRHQIQGCHGTQGLTHAKWVVLVQAQTRLKPLQT; the protein is encoded by the exons atggGTGTTCCATCTTTTTATCGTTGGTTAGTGAATAAGTACCCTAACATTAGGGTAAAAGCCATTGAAGAACATATACATGGTCATTGTGTCGATACAAGCTCTTTAAATCCAAATAGTATTGAGTTTGATAACCTTTATCTTGATATGAATGGTATCATTCATCCATGTTTTCATCCTGAAGATCAG TCTGTAATACCACCAAGTACATATGAAGATGTATTCACCAGTATCTTTGAATACATAGATACCCTTTTTAACATCGTTAGACCGAGGAAGCTGTTATATATGGCAGTTg ATGGTGTAGCTCCACGAGCTAAGATGAATCAACAGAGATCAAGACGGTTTTGCACGGCGAAGAACGATGAGATTGCG GAAGCTGAAGAGGATCGATTACGGAGAGAATTTGAGTTGGAAGGTAAACTGGTCCTTACGAAGAAGGATTGTGAAGTTTGTGATCCGAATGTCATTACACCTGGTACAGAGTTCATGTACCGGTTGTCTAAGAAGCTTGAAGGTTATATCGAGTCTCGAATGAATGGTGATTCGATCTGGAAGGGAATCCAG GTTATAGTTTCTGATGCAAATGTACCTGGTGAAGGTGAACACAAGATTATGTCATTCATCCGGTACCAAAGATGTCTCCCTGGATACGACTGCAATACTCGCCATTGCTTATACGGGCTG GATGCAGATCTAATAATGCTTGCTTTAGCAACACATGAagttcatttttcaattttgagaGAG GATGTGCTCTTTCAAGAACAACAGCCAGCTTTCCGATCTTTTTCCACAACAAGCAATAGAGAAGCCGAGCCGTATTCATCGGAGTCTCTTAAACATGCACCGGTAGCTAAAAGGCCCTATGAG TTCCTCCATGTCTGGATCTTAAGGGAATACATAGAACTCGACATGAAAATTGCAGATGTTCCTCAGAACATAACTTTCGACCTTGAGAGAATAATCGATGATTTCATTTTCATGTGCTTTTTTGTTGGGAACGACTTCCTTCCTCGTATGCCCTCTTTGGATATTCATGAG GGAGCCATGGATTTACTATTGACAGTTTATAAGCAAAATTTCAAGAACATTGGTGGATATTTAGTTGACATGCAAAGg GTTAATGATAAGAAAGGAgggtatataaaattaaaaagggtGGAGAAATTTAGCCTTTTAGTTGGATCATTCGAAGAAAAGATTTTCAAGAAACGACTTGAATTGCACGAGCGTTGTCTTAGAAGACTATGCCAGAATTCAGATAGG CAGCAAGCTGATGAAATGGAGATCTTTAACTTGGATCCTCCCATGGACGTGACTAAGAATTCCTTGGCTGATATAAATGAT ATTTTGAGAAACACGaaagaattgaaggaaaaattgaaagagaacTTACGGAACAAATCCGATTTTCTCAAGAATGGTACTATTAGAGATCAG GTAAGATTAGGTGTTGCTGGATGGAAAAAAAGATACTACAAGCTGAAATTCTCTGCAGAAACTGATCGGGATATTGAAATAACAAGAAAGGAAATA GTCCAAAAGTACACTGAGGGTCTACTATGGGTGCTTTTGTACTATTTCTCAGATGTGCCATCGTGGGCCTG GTACTATCCCTATTACTATGCTCCGTTTCCGTCAGACATGAAGGGTCTTTCTCAAGTGAGTGTAAAGTTCCAGAAGGGTCAGCCTTTTAAGCCCTTTGATCAACTAATGAGTGTATTGCCACCCAGAAG TGCTCATGCACTTCCGAAACTGTATGCAAAACTTATCACCGATGCCGATTCCCAAATCATTGACTTCTATCCTACAG atttcgAAATTGACATGGATGGTAAGCGCCACGCATGGCAG GGCATATGCAAGCTTCCCTTTATCGATGAGGAACGGCTTCTATCGGAGACACTAAGACTTGAGAAGGAATTGATG CCAGAAGAAACAGAAAGGAATGCAGAGAAAATTGACAAACTCTTTGTACCGAGACATTTAGGATCAAAGATTTTGACACTTTTGCCTGATAATCAAAAGTTGCATACAGAAGCCGAACTGATCAG CGGTGCTGTTAGAGGACATGTATCATCATCACCTATCAT GTTGTTGTCGTTCAAGATCCCTATCGGAAAACCACATATCCCACGCCCTCTAGAGGGTGTTGAATATCCCGAAAAG GCCATAACTGAAGCTGATATTCAAAAAACTCAGCTATGGCATGAATACCTTGGAACCAGACCGCTCTATAACAGGTTCGAGTTAATCCAAAAACCAGAAATGATCTTCACCCATCGAACCAGACATCAGATACAAGGTTGCCATGGAACCCAAGGTTTGACACATGCAAAGTGGGTGGTGCTGGTTCAAGCTCAAACACGGCTAAAGCCATTGCAGACATGA